The segment TCCACGGATATCCGGATCGACGTCGCCTCGCCGGGGCTCAGGTCCCGCGCCCGCGTCATGGTGCGCCAGAGGTGGGCCAGGATGGTCTCGAACCGGCTGAACGGCCGCCCGCGCCCCTCCGACGCCCTGGCGCGGAGCCCCGCGATGAAGTCCTTGGTGAAGTGCGCCTTGTGGATGACGATGTTGCTCTCGGCGCCGTCGTCCCCGTGGTGATGGCCGGCGGCGGGCGACGGCCGGTGGTACTCCCTGCTGCGGTGGTCGTGCTCCGGGCGAGCCGGCGAGGAGCGCGGCTTGAAGAGGTCCTTCTGGTGGTGCACGGGCGGGAGGCCCATGGGCAGCCCCCTGGTGGCGCGGCCCCAGGCGACGAGGAAGTTGCTGGTGGCGTGGCCGTCGGCGACGACGTGCTTGGACGTGAACCCGACCGCGAGGGAGCCGCAGCGGAACCGCGTGAGCTGCAGCAGCACCACCTCCTGGTGCTCCGCGTCCAGGTCCGGGTGCAGCTTGAGCAGCGCCGGCGTGGGCTTGGCCGGGGCCATGTCGACGAGGTCGGCGTCCACGGACGCCTCCACGAGGCGCGCGCCGCGGTCGTTCAGGACCACGGCCGGCGCGCCGTCGGGGGACTCGCCGACCTTGCCCGCGAACGCGCGGTACTGGGAGAGCACGGCCGCGAGGCCCTTCTCGATGGCGGCGGTGGACGGCGCGGGCGGCGCGAAGGCGTAGATGATGGCCATCTGGATCTGGTACGTGACCGTGTCGAAGACGGACAGAGGGATGTACTCCGTGGCCGGAGCGCCGGCCTTGTAGGCCGGCTTGACGAGCCTGGAGCTCAGCACCTTCACCTCCATTGCTGGCTAGCGAGCTCGAGCTCCGTGCACTGAAGTCGGACCGGCGACGAGGAGTTTGCTAGCTAGGTGGCTGCCGCAGTGCTTGTGCTGCCTGTACGGTTTGCTCGTTCGATGGTGCCAGTGGCGACATATATAGGGGCCGCATGGCTGAGACTTTTGACCCGGCCGCCCCTGGCTCATACATGCGCACGTTTGACTGGGCTGCCGCAAAGGTGTTCGATCAAAGGTCACAGCTCTCAAGTCTCAACTCTCTGGCCGTGGCCGGTCCAGTACGTGGTAAAGCAGTAAGTACATAGAGCTTTGCATGTTGTATTGTTTGGACAACGTGACTTTTCACACAAGAAAAATCTGCACGTTTTTTAGGCGCGCGAAACTACTTTATTCAAGAGA is part of the Triticum dicoccoides isolate Atlit2015 ecotype Zavitan unplaced genomic scaffold, WEW_v2.0 scaffold79496, whole genome shotgun sequence genome and harbors:
- the LOC119347914 gene encoding putrescine hydroxycinnamoyltransferase 3-like; protein product: MEVKVLSSRLVKPAYKAGAPATEYIPLSVFDTVTYQIQMAIIYAFAPPAPSTAAIEKGLAAVLSQYRAFAGKVGESPDGAPAVVLNDRGARLVEASVDADLVDMAPAKPTPALLKLHPDLDAEHQEVVLLQLTRFRCGSLAVGFTSKHVVADGHATSNFLVAWGRATRGLPMGLPPVHHQKDLFKPRSSPARPEHDHRSREYHRPSPAAGHHHGDDGAESNIVIHKAHFTKDFIAGLRARASEGRGRPFSRFETILAHLWRTMTRARDLSPGEATSIRISVDGRHRLGKPAEYFGNLVLWAFPRATVGDLLGRPLKHAAQAIHEEVARVDGGYFQSFVDFAAS